A window of Pan paniscus chromosome 10, NHGRI_mPanPan1-v2.0_pri, whole genome shotgun sequence contains these coding sequences:
- the TMEM132B gene encoding transmembrane protein 132B isoform X5, producing MKSKVDTIVNFTHQHFTSQFEVTVWAPRLPLQIEISDTELSQIKGWRIPVAANRRPTRESDDEDDEEKKGRGCSLQYQHATVRVLTQFVAESPDLGQLTYMLGPDWQFDITDLVTEFMKVEEPKIAQLQDGRTLAGREPGITTVQVLSPLSDSILAEKTVIVLDDRVTIAELGVQLVAGMSLSLQPHRADKRAIVSTAAALDVLQSPQQEAIVSSWILFSDGSVTPLDIYDPKDYSVTVSSLDEMVVSVQANLESKWPIVVAEGEGQGPLIKLEMMISEPCQKTKRKSVLAVGKGNVKVKFEPSSDEHQGGSNDIEGINREYKDHLSNSIEREGNQERAVQEWFHRGTPVGQEESTNKSPTPQSPMEGKNKLLKSGGPDAFTSFPTQGKSPDPNNPSDLTVTSRGLTDLEIGMYALLCVFCLAILVFLINCVAFAWKYRHKRFAVSEQGNIPHSHDWVWLGNEVELLENPVDITLPSEECTTMIDRGLQFEERNFLLNGSSQKTFHSQLLRPSDYVYEKEIKNEPMNSSGPKRKRVKFTSYTTILPEDGGPYTNSILFDSDDNIKWVCQDMGLGDSQDFRDYMERLQDQM from the exons ATGAAGAGCAAAGTGGACACAATTGTGAACTTCACCCACCAGCACTTCACCTCCCAGTTCGAGGTCACTGTCTGGGCACCCAGGCTCCCCCTGCAGATTGAGATCTCAGACACCGAGCTGAGCCAGATCAAGGGCTGGAGGATCCCGGTTGCTGCCAACAGAAG GCCTACCCGGGAAAGCGATGACGAGGACGATGAGGAGAAGAAGGGACGAGGCTGCTCCCTGCAGTACCAGCACGCCACAGTGCGTGTTCTCACCCAGTTTGTGGCCGAGTCACCTGACTTAGGGCAGCTGACCTACATGCTGGGCCCCGACTGGCAGTTTGACATCACTGACCTTGTGACCGAGTTCATGAAGGTGGAGGAGCCGAAAATCGCTCAGTTACAGGATGGCAGGACCCTGGCTGGTCGGGAGCCGGGAATAACCACGGTGCAG GTCCTCTCGCCGTTGTCTGACTCCATCCTGGCTGAGAAGACGGTGATTGTCCTGGATGACCGAGTCACCATCGCGGAGCTGGGAGTGCAGCTCGTAGCTGGCATGTCTCTCTCCCTGCAGCCACACCGAGCAGACAAAAGGGCCATCGTCTCCACAGCCGCTGCCCTGGATGTTCTTCAGTCCCCACAGCAG GAAGCAATAGTAAGTTCTTGGATTTTGTTCAGTGATGGTTCGGTGACACCTTTAGACATTTACGATCCTAAGGATTATTCTGTTACTGTCTCATCATTGGATGAAATGGTGGTGTCTGTCCAGGCAAACCTTGAGTCCAAATGGCCAATTGTGGTTGCAGAGGGTGAAGGACAAGGGCCTTTGATTAAGTTAGAAATGATGATAAGTGAACCTTGTCAGAAGACCAAGAGGAAGAGTGTTCTTGCCGTGGGTAAAGGAAATGTCAAGGTCAAATTCGAACCAAGTAGTGATGAGCACCAAGGAGGCAGCAATGATATTGAGGGCATAAATCGGGAATATAAAGACCACCTCAGTAATTCCATAGAGCGCGAAGGAAACCAGGAGAGAGCAGTCCAGGAATGGTTCCACCGTGGCACACCTGTTGGCCAAGAGGAAAGTACCAACAAAAGCCCAACCCCCCAGTCTCCCATGGAAGGGAAGAATAAGTTACTCAAAAGTGGTGGTCCAGATGCCTTTACAAGCTTCCCCACTCAAGGGAAGTCACCGGACCCCAATAATCCTAGTGACCTCACAGTGACCTCAAGGGGGCTAACGGACTTGGAGATTGGCATGTATGCCTTGCTCTGCGTCTTCTGTCTGGCCATTCTGGTCTTCTTGATCAACTGCGTGGCGTTTGCctggaaatacagacacaaaaggTTTGCTGTGAGTGAGCAGGGCAACATCCCCCATTCCCACGACTGGGTCTGGCTTGGGAATGAAGTGGAACTTTTGGAGAACCCTGTTGACATTACACTCCCATCAGAGGAGTGCACAACCATGATAGACAGGGGCCTGCAGTTCGAGGAGAGGAACTTCCTTCTGAATGGCAGTTCCCAGAAGACTTTTCATAGTCAACTACTCAGACCCTCTGACTATGTCtatgagaaagaaattaaaaatgaacctATGAATTCTTCGGGCCCAAAGAGGAAGAGAGTCAAGTTCACTTCCTACACCACCATCCTCCCAGAGGACGGCGGCCCATACACCAACTCCATCCTGTTTGACAGCGATGATAACATCAAGTGGGTCTGCCAAGATATGGGGCTGGGGGATTCACAGGACTTTAGAGACTATATGGAAAGACTGCAAGACCAGATGTAA